Proteins encoded together in one Camelina sativa cultivar DH55 chromosome 9, Cs, whole genome shotgun sequence window:
- the LOC104713696 gene encoding MADS-box protein SVP-like isoform X1: MAREKIQIRKIDNATARQVTFSKRRRGLFKKAEELSVLCDADVALIIFSSTGKLFEFCSSSMKEVLERHNLQSKNLEKLDQPSLELQLVENSDHARMSKEIADKSHRLRQMRGEELHGLNIEELQQLEKALEAGLTRVIETKSGKIMNEISELQRKGMQLMDENKRLRQQVNGTQLTEENERLGMQIYNNVHESGVDELENAAVYEEGHSSESITNVGNSNGAPVDSESSDTSLRLGLPYGG, encoded by the exons ATGGCGAGAGAAAAGATTCAGATCAGGAAGATCGACAACGCCACGGCGAGACAAGTGACGTTCTCGAAACGAAGAAGAGGGCTTTTCAAGAAAGCTGAAGAGCTCTCTGTTCTCTGCGACGCCGATGTTgctctcatcatcttctcttccaCTGGAAAGCTCTTTGAGTTCTGTAGCTCCAg CATGAAGGAAGTATTAGAGAGGCATAACTTGCAGTCAAAGAACTTGGAGAAGCTTGATCAGCCATCTCTTGAGCTACAG CTGGTTGAGAACAGTGACCACGCCCGAATGAGTAAAGAAATTGCGGACAAGAGCCACCGACTaag GCAAATGAGAGGAGAGGAGCTTCATGGACTTAACATTGAAGAGCTGCAACAGCTAGAGAAAGCCCTTGAAGCTGGTTTGACCCGCGTGATTGAAACAAAG AGTGGCAAGATTATGAATGAGATCAGCGAACTTCAAAGAAAG GGAATGCAATTGATGGATGAGAACAAGCGGTTGAGGCAGCAAGTAAAT ggaACCCAACTAACGGAAGAGAACGAGCGACTTGGCATGCAA ATATATAATAACGTGCATGAATCCGGTGTTGATGAATTGGAGAACGCCGCCGTGTATGAGGAAGGACACTCGTCAGAGTCTATTACAAACGTCGGGAACTCCAACGGAGCTCCTGTTGACTCCGAGAGCTCCGATACTTCCCTTAGACTCgg CTTACCATATGGTGGTTAG
- the LOC104713696 gene encoding MADS-box protein SVP-like isoform X3 has translation MAREKIQIRKIDNATARQVTFSKRRRGLFKKAEELSVLCDADVALIIFSSTGKLFEFCSSSMKEVLERHNLQSKNLEKLDQPSLELQLVENSDHARMSKEIADKSHRLRQMRGEELHGLNIEELQQLEKALEAGLTRVIETKSGKIMNEISELQRKGMQLMDENKRLRQQGTQLTEENERLGMQIYNNVHESGVDELENAAVYEEGHSSESITNVGNSNGAPVDSESSDTSLRLGLPYGG, from the exons ATGGCGAGAGAAAAGATTCAGATCAGGAAGATCGACAACGCCACGGCGAGACAAGTGACGTTCTCGAAACGAAGAAGAGGGCTTTTCAAGAAAGCTGAAGAGCTCTCTGTTCTCTGCGACGCCGATGTTgctctcatcatcttctcttccaCTGGAAAGCTCTTTGAGTTCTGTAGCTCCAg CATGAAGGAAGTATTAGAGAGGCATAACTTGCAGTCAAAGAACTTGGAGAAGCTTGATCAGCCATCTCTTGAGCTACAG CTGGTTGAGAACAGTGACCACGCCCGAATGAGTAAAGAAATTGCGGACAAGAGCCACCGACTaag GCAAATGAGAGGAGAGGAGCTTCATGGACTTAACATTGAAGAGCTGCAACAGCTAGAGAAAGCCCTTGAAGCTGGTTTGACCCGCGTGATTGAAACAAAG AGTGGCAAGATTATGAATGAGATCAGCGAACTTCAAAGAAAG GGAATGCAATTGATGGATGAGAACAAGCGGTTGAGGCAGCAA ggaACCCAACTAACGGAAGAGAACGAGCGACTTGGCATGCAA ATATATAATAACGTGCATGAATCCGGTGTTGATGAATTGGAGAACGCCGCCGTGTATGAGGAAGGACACTCGTCAGAGTCTATTACAAACGTCGGGAACTCCAACGGAGCTCCTGTTGACTCCGAGAGCTCCGATACTTCCCTTAGACTCgg CTTACCATATGGTGGTTAG
- the LOC104713696 gene encoding MADS-box protein SVP-like isoform X2 yields the protein MAREKIQIRKIDNATARQVTFSKRRRGLFKKAEELSVLCDADVALIIFSSTGKLFEFCSSSMKEVLERHNLQSKNLEKLDQPSLELQVENSDHARMSKEIADKSHRLRQMRGEELHGLNIEELQQLEKALEAGLTRVIETKSGKIMNEISELQRKGMQLMDENKRLRQQVNGTQLTEENERLGMQIYNNVHESGVDELENAAVYEEGHSSESITNVGNSNGAPVDSESSDTSLRLGLPYGG from the exons ATGGCGAGAGAAAAGATTCAGATCAGGAAGATCGACAACGCCACGGCGAGACAAGTGACGTTCTCGAAACGAAGAAGAGGGCTTTTCAAGAAAGCTGAAGAGCTCTCTGTTCTCTGCGACGCCGATGTTgctctcatcatcttctcttccaCTGGAAAGCTCTTTGAGTTCTGTAGCTCCAg CATGAAGGAAGTATTAGAGAGGCATAACTTGCAGTCAAAGAACTTGGAGAAGCTTGATCAGCCATCTCTTGAGCTACAG GTTGAGAACAGTGACCACGCCCGAATGAGTAAAGAAATTGCGGACAAGAGCCACCGACTaag GCAAATGAGAGGAGAGGAGCTTCATGGACTTAACATTGAAGAGCTGCAACAGCTAGAGAAAGCCCTTGAAGCTGGTTTGACCCGCGTGATTGAAACAAAG AGTGGCAAGATTATGAATGAGATCAGCGAACTTCAAAGAAAG GGAATGCAATTGATGGATGAGAACAAGCGGTTGAGGCAGCAAGTAAAT ggaACCCAACTAACGGAAGAGAACGAGCGACTTGGCATGCAA ATATATAATAACGTGCATGAATCCGGTGTTGATGAATTGGAGAACGCCGCCGTGTATGAGGAAGGACACTCGTCAGAGTCTATTACAAACGTCGGGAACTCCAACGGAGCTCCTGTTGACTCCGAGAGCTCCGATACTTCCCTTAGACTCgg CTTACCATATGGTGGTTAG
- the LOC104713699 gene encoding protein NETWORKED 2D — MLQRAASNAYSWWWASHIRTKQSKWLEQNLQDIEEKVQYVLKLLQEDGDSFAKRAEMYYKKRPELISFVEESYRAYRALAERYDHISTELQNANTTIASVFPDQVPNFAMDDDDGDSMSKFSKRSSNASSSGANVPNVPKLPVKDLKTAVKVATKKLQPRKSMKYTGGSTNVVVKSSGLSKPEAMGEIDKLQKEILSLQTEKEFVKSSYEIGLSKYWEFEKGIKEKQERICGLQDEFGESVAIEDDEARKLMTETAIKSCQEKLVELQEKQERSYEEAREEHVKIKESKEKLRSMASQFLGDESVFAKDDGDEVRRTEELEHEIKEMSRKKKELESVKEKIREHFESGVNSSDNATEMAEKVDELVNKVITLESAVSSQTALIQRLRNETNGLQTQISTLETDKALLADDKSDLRNKLKEMEEKLKALQDLDRNVLDKSSNLQTSFDEACHNLDNLSGGKLDDVKPESESDNLTMNIEQDKNLEAEERKCDVSEETEEKKGTSEKSVKFEQTRDATIEADDAIISEAVLESTEKVDSDLEKQAASDKTDSVVDNVLEKQAASDKTESVPDNVFEKHTSFNGKQEEDQNEPDWKEMFMKGMENREKHLLTEYTTILRNYKDMKKTLDDTKTKMKTENATKDDEIKLLREKMSLLQKGLGDSNDLLENQMSNDDYSIGFMATENENMSLVEEQFRLNIDELLEENLDFWLRFSTAFGQIQSYDTSIEDLQAEISKLEQRKKQDGSSTAKYALRSDVRPLYVHLREINTDLGLWLEKGASLKEELKSRFESLCNIQDEITKALKSSAEDDDFRFTSYQAAKFQGEVLNMKQENNKVADELQAGLDHITMLQLEVDKTLGKLSEEFALTGSKKSDLDLQHSDSRSRVPLRSFIFGSKQKRAKPSIFSCMHPSLYRKMKTST, encoded by the exons ATGCTGCAGAGAGCTGCGAGTAATGCGTATTCTTGGTGGTGGGCGAGTCATATCCGTACCAAACAATCTAAATGGCTCGAACAAAACCTTCAAg ATATTGAGGAGAAGGTGCAATACGTGTTGAAGCTATTACAAGAAGATGGTGATTCGTTTGCGAAGCGTGCGGAGATGTATTACAAGAAGAGACCCGAGCTTATTAGCTTCGTTGAAGAATCTTACAGAGCTTACAGAGCTTTAGCTGAGCGTTATGATCATATCTCTACAGAGCTTCAAAACGCTAACACGACCATCGCTTCTGTTTTCCCTGACCAAGTCCCAAACTTTgctatggatgatgatgatggcgacTCCATGTCTAAATTCTCCAAAAGATCATcgaatgcttcttcttctggtgcTAATGTCCCCAATGTTCCTAAATTGCCTGTTAAGGATTTGAAGACCGCTGTTAAAGTGGCTACAAAGAAGCTTCAGCCTAGGAAGTCTATGAAGTATACTGGTGGTTCTACCAATGTGGTTGTTAAGAGCTCGGGTTTGAGCAAGCCTGAGGCTATGGGGGAGATTGATAAGTTGCAGAAAGAGATTTTGTCTTTGCAGACGGAGAAGGAGTTTGTTAAAAGCTCTTACGAGATTGGTTTGTCTAAGTATTGGGAGTTTGAAAAAGGTATTAAGGAGAAACAAGAGAGGATTTGTGGTTTGCAGGATGAGTTTGGTGAGAGTGTTgctattgaagatgatgaagctcGGAAACTGATGACCGAGACTGCGATTAAGTCATGTCAGGAGAAGCTAGTGGAGTTGCAGGAGAAGCAAGAGAGGTCTTATGAAGAAGCTAGAGAAGAGCATGTCAAGATTAAGGAGTCTAAAGAGAAGCTAAGATCTATGGCAAGCCAGTTTCTAGGTGACGAGAGTGTCTTTGCGAAAGACGATGGTGATGAAGTTAGAAGAACAGAAGAGTTGGAGCATGAGATCAAAGAGATGTctaggaagaagaaagagttggaATCTGTAAAAGAGAAGATTAGAGAACATTTTGAGTCTGGTGTGAATTCCTCGGACAACGCGACAGAGATGGCTGAGAAAGTCGATGAGCTCGTGAACAAAGTGATTACCTTGGAGAGTGCGGTTTCCTCGCAAACTGCTTTGATACAGAGATTAAGAAACGAGACCAACGGTCTGCAGACGCAAATCAGTACTCTTGAAACCGACAAGGCGTTGTTAGCAGACGACAAGAGTGATCTGAGGAACAAGCTCAAGGAAATGGAGGAGAAACTCAAGGCATTGCAGGATTTGGACAGAAATGTTTTGGACAAGAGTAGCAATCTGCAGACATCTTTTGATGAAGCTTGTCATAATCTCGATAACCTCTCTGGTGGGAAGCTGGACGATGTGAAGCCAGAGAGCGAGTCTGATAACTTGACCATGAATATAGAACAGGATAAAAATTTGGAAGCTGAGGAGAGGAAATGTGATGTTAGTGAAGagacagaggagaagaaaggaaCATCCGAGAAGAGTGTAAAATTTGAACAGACCCGCGATGCGACAATAGAAGCAGATGATGCAATCATTTCAGAAGCTGTTTTGGAATCTACTGAAAAAGTAGATTCCGATTTAGAGAAGCAAGCTGCATCTGACAAGACAGATTCTGTTGTTGATAATGTTTTGGAGAAACAAGCTGCATCTGACAAGACAGAGTCTGTTCCGGATAATGTTTTCGAGAAGCATACATCTTTCAATGGCAAACAAGAAGAGGATCAAAATGAACCAGATTGGAAAGAGATGTTCATGAAGGGAATGGAAAATAGGGAAAAGCATTTGCTTACGGAGTACACAACTATTCTCAGGAACTACAAGGATATGAAGAAAACTTTGGATGACAcgaaaacaaagatgaagacaGAGAACGCGACAAAAGATGATGAGATCAAGCTACTAAGAGAGAAGATGAGCCTCCTGCAGAAGGGTCTTGGAGACAGTAACGACTTGTTGGAAAACCAGATGTCAAACGACGACTATTCCATAGGGTTCATGGCTACAGAAAACGAGAACATGTCTCTGGTTGAGGAACAGTTCAGGTTGAATATTGATGAGCTTCTAGAAGAGAATTTAGATTTCTGGTTACGTTTCAGCACAGCATTTGGACAGATACAAAGCTACGACACTTCGATCGAGGATCTACAAGCCGAGATATCAAAGCTCGAGCAAAGGAAAAAGCAAGATGGAAGCAGCACAGCGAAATATGCACTGAGGTCAGATGTTCGACCACTTTATGTACACTTGAGGGAAATAAACACAGACTTGGGTCTCTGGCTGGAGAAAGGCGCATCCTTGAAAGAGGAACTGAAATCTAGATTCGAGTCCTTGTGTAATATACAGGATGAGATAACAAAAGCCCTGAAATCAAGTGCTGAAGACGATGATTTCAGATTCACGAGCTATCAAGCTGCTAAGTTTCAAGGTGAGGTGTTGAACATGAAGCAGGAAAACAACAAAGTGGCAGACGAGTTACAGGCCGGGTTAGATCACATCACCATGCTTCAACTCGAGGTTGACAAGACTCTAGGGAAGCTGAGCGAGGAGTTTGCTCTAACAGGTTCAAAGAAATCCGACCTTGACCTGCAGCATTCGGATAGTCGCTCAAGAGTGCCCTTAAGGTCATTCATCTTTGGCTCCAAACAGAAGAGAGCAAAGCCATCCATATTCTCCTGCATGCATCCCTCACTATATAGAAAGATGAAGACTTCTACATAG
- the LOC104713700 gene encoding nicotinamidase 1, whose protein sequence is MANHETLLDYLKKEIPVDEEESLVLNRDSSVGLVIVDVVNGFCTVGSGNMAPTEPNEQISKMVEESAKLARDFCERKWPVFAFIDSHHPDIPEHPYPPHCIIGTEESKLVPALQWLESEDCVTLRRKDCVNGFVGSMEKDGSNVFVDWVKETQIKVILVVGICTDICVFDFVAAALSARNHGVLSPLEDVVVYSRGCATFDLPLHVAKDIKGAQAHPQDLMHHVGLYMAKGRGAKVVSEISFET, encoded by the exons ATGGCAAATCACGAAACGTTACTCGATTATCTGAAGAAGGAGATTCCAgtggatgaagaagaatctCTTGTTCTGAATCGAGACTCGAGCGTTGGTCTCGTCATCGTTGACGTTGTTAATGGCTTCTGCACAGTTGGCTCAGGCAATATG GCTCCAACAGAGCCTAATGAACAGATATCGAAGATGGTAGAGGAAAGTGCAAAGCTTGCTAGAGACTTCTGTGAACGGAAATGGCCAGTTTTTGCGTTTATTGACTCTCATCATCCTGATATACCTGAGCACCCGTATCCTCCTCATTGTATTATAGGGACTGAAGAATCTAAACTTGTTCCTG CTCTGCAGTGGCTTGAGAGTGAGGATTGTGTCACTCTTAGGAGGAAGGATTGTGTTAATGGGTTTGTGGGTTCGATGGAGAAAGATGGTTctaatgtttttgttgattggGTTAAGGAAACACAGATCAAAgtt ATTCTGGTTGTAGGTATATGTACAGACATatgtgtgtttgattttgtggCTGCTGCGCTCTCTGCTCGAAACCACGGTGTTCTTAGTCCTCTAGAAGATGTGGTAGTGTATTCACGTGGCTGTGCTACTTTTGACCTTCCTCTTCATGTTGCAAAAGACATCAAAGGCGCTCAGGCTCATCCTCAG GATTTGATGCACCATGTAGGTCTATACATGGCTAAAGGAAGAGGGGCTAAGGTAGTCTCTGAAATCTCATTTGAGACTTAA
- the LOC104715906 gene encoding UDP-glycosyltransferase 91A1-like, which translates to MTNLKDNDGDGTKLHVAMFPFLAFGHMVPYLELSKLIAQKGHTVSFISTPRNIDRLLPRLPENLSSAINFVKLPLPVVGDNKLPEDGEATTDLPVELISYLKIAYDGLKSPVTEFLESSKPDWVLQDFAAYWLPPISRRLGIKTGFLSAYNGATLGILKPPGFEEYRTCPADFMKPPKWVPFETPVAFKLFECRYIFHGFMAETTEGNVPDIHRVGGVIDGCDAIFVRSCYEYEAEWLGMIQDLHRKPVIPVGVLPPKLEEKFEDTDTWLTVKKWLDSRKAKSVVYVAFGSEAKPSQTELNEIALGLELSGLPFFWVLRTRRGSGDTEPVELPEGFEERTADRGMVWRGWVEQLRTLSHESIGLALTHPGWGTIIEAIRFSKPMAVLVFLNDQGLNARVIEQKKIGYMIPRDETEGFFTKESVAKSLKLVMEEEEGKVYRENVKDMKGVFGDMDRQDRYVDSFLDYLVAHR; encoded by the coding sequence ATGACAAACTTGAAAGACAACGATGGAGATGGAACAAAGCTTCACGTGGCCATGTTTCCATTCTTAGCCTTTGGTCACATGGTTCCATACTTGGAGCTCTCTAAGCTCATCGCTCAAAAGGGTCACACCGTCTCTTTCATCTCCACTCCACGTAACATCGACCGCCTTCTCCCACGGTTGCCGGAGAATCTCTCCTCCGCCATTAACTTCGTCAAGCTTCCACTTCCCGTCGTCGGCGACAACAAACTCCCGGAGGACGGCGAAGCCACCACCGACTTGCCTGTTGAACTTATCTCTTACTTAAAAATCGCTTACGACGGGTTGAAGTCTCCGGTGACGGAGTTTCTTGAATCTTCCAAACCAGACTGGGTTCTTCAAGATTTCGCGGCGTATTGGCTTCCTCCGATCTCTCGCCGCCTTGGAATCAAGACCGGTTTCTTAAGCGCTTACAACGGCGCGACGCTCGGGATTCTGAAACCGCCGGGGTTCGAAGAGTACCGTACTTGTCCGGCGGATTTCATGAAGCCGCCTAAGTGGGTTCCGTTCGAAACTCCGGTGGCTTTCAAGTTATTCGAGTGCCGGTACATTTTTCATGGATTCATGGCGGAGACCACCGAAGGAAATGTCCCCGACATCCACCGTGTCGGCGGCGTGATCGACGGCTGTGACGCCATCTTCGTACGGAGCTGTTACGAGTATGAAGCTGAGTGGCTAGGAATGATACAAGATCTTCACCGGAAACCTGTTATACCGGTGGGCGTTTTACCACCTAAACTGGAAGAAAAGTTTGAAGACACCGACACGTGGCTGACTGTTAAGAAGTGGTTGGACTCTCGGAAAGCTAAATCTGTTGTTTACGTAGCTTTCGGTTCAGAAGCTAAACCGAGTCAAACGGAGCTGAATGAGATCGCTCTCGGTTTAGAGCTTTCCGGTTTACCTTTCTTTTGGGTGTTAAGGACTCGTCGTGGTTCGGGGGATACCGAACCGGTCGAGCTTCCGGAAGGGTTCGAAGAGCGTACGGCGGATAGAGGAATGGTGTGGAGAGGTTGGGTTGAGCAGTTGAGAACATTGAGCCATGAGTCGATCGGTTTGGCCCTGACTCATCCCGGTTGGGGAACGATAATCGAAGCTATCCGGTTTTCTAAACCGATGGCGGTACTGGTTTTTCTGAACGACCAAGGATTGAATGCTAGAGTCATCGAGCAGAAGAAAATTGGATATATGATCCCTCGGGATGAGACAGAAGGTTTCTTTACCAAAGAAAGTGTTGCCAAGTCCCTAAAATTGGtcatggaggaagaagaagggaagGTTTATAGAGAGAACGTGAAGGACATGAAGGGAGTGTTTGGAGACATGGATAGACAAGATCGTTATGTGGATTCGTTCTTGGACTATCTTGTTGCTCATCGTTGA
- the LOC104713701 gene encoding uncharacterized protein LOC104713701 yields the protein MNKRRGVTTAVTKRRPVIHVLPDETAIRVVCHASAIGGIIGPNGSVVSKLRRETGTKIHCESPVNGSDHWVVFIVGSTAVNKSVLLTDRVGDFSGGEHEDWVTCEVSAAQSALIRVLERSWVVLAAKDSGGVVDGEEDEEACCGILADRNQIGAVLGLGGKNVEWMRRESGAMIRVLPPPICATNTDELIQITGDVLAVKKALVMVSTCIQNSPPLNGYPPPLCSKAYESSTDGNSEDPHSEFFPNLHSSLSTNASETAEGDRHLPSLYEEEGDRFTDSENTERKVVFKMIYTSVTVGGIIGKQGSIVRALQNQSGASILVGAPLKVSGERVVTISARENLESRYSHAQNALALVFARSVEIDVEKGRRPGLHNGPLVKAKLLVPSQFANSLIENRNREAIIATGAHVHIPVGDQILERISENEVVIEIKGEYSHVQKTLTQISSKLRENLLPKKVLGEMRARDTNPYESEGTSHIHNLQPSQQNTSRGDSLSVSDGEQDLKTVRSGAEVMKPVDSLKQTKVLKVVDDLTQGMKQLQVSSNGDVYFSQPRSKGVSLRKLTLELVVEKDALGSLYGRDGTGLNNLSQISGAKVDVKDPKGVEATVLISGNPEQTRTAMSLIDSILADK from the exons ATGAACAAACGCCGTGGAGTAACAACCGCCGTGACGAAACGCCGTCCGGTGATACACGTTTTACCAGACGAGACGGCGATACGAGTTGTCTGCCACGCGTCAGCAATCGGCGGCATAATAGGTCCGAACGGCTCCGTCGTATCGAAGCTCCGTCGCGAAACCGGTACTAAAATCCACTGCGAGTCTCCGGTTAACGGCTCCGACCACTGGGTTGTCTTCATCGTTGGTTCGACCGCGGTTAATAAAAGCGTTCTCTTGACTGACAGAGTCGGAGATTTCTCAGGCGGGGAACACGAAGATTGGGTGACTTGTGAGGTCTCCGCTGCTCAGTCGGctttgattagggttttggagagatcttgggTTGTTTTGGCGGCTAAAGATAGTGGCGGCGTTGTTGATGgtgaggaggatgaagaagctTGTTGTGGGATTTTGGCTGATCGGAATCAGATTGGTGCTGTTTTGGGTTTGGGTGGCAAGAATGTGGAGTGGATGCGGAGAGAGTCTGGTGccatgattagggttttgcctCCTCCCATTTGTGCTACTAACACTGATGAACTCATTCAG ATAACTGGAGATGTCTTGGCTGTGAAGAAGGCATTAGTTATGGTATCGACTTGTATTCAAAATAGTCCACCACTCAACGGGTATCCACCGCCGCTTTGCAGTAAAGCTTATGAGTCATCTACTGATGGAAACTCTGAGGATCCACATTCTGAGTTTTTCCCAAATCTGCATTCTTCGTTGTCTACTAATGCTTCAGAGACTGCTGAAGGAGACAGACATTTGCCTTCactatatgaagaagaaggagacagGTTTACTGATTCGGAAAATacagaacgaaaagttgtgttCAAGATGATCTACACAAGTGTTACAGTTGGAGGCATTATTGGGAAACAAGGAAGTATTGTTAGAGCTTTGCAGAATCAGTCAGGTGCTTCTATTTTGGTTGGAGCTCCTTTAAAAGTTTCCGGTGAACGAGTTGTTACCATTTCCGCACGTGAG aaCCTCGAGTCACGGTACTCTCATGCACAAAACGCTCTGGCTCTTGTCTTTGCAAGATCTGTTGAGATTGATGTTGAGAAAGGTCGGCGTCCTGGATTGCACAATGGTCCTTTGGTGAAAGCTAAGTTGTTGGTACCATCACAGTTTGCTAATAGCTTAATCGAAAATAGAAACAGAGAAGCAATCATAGCAACTGGTGCTCATGTGCACATTCCAGTAGGCGACCAGATTTTAGAGAGGATCTCAGAAAATGAAGTGGTGATTGAG ATAAAGGGAGAGTATAGTCATGTACAGAAGACCTTGACTCAAATTTCTTCTAAATTACGAGAAAATCTATTGCCAAAGAAGGTCCTCGGAGAAATGAGAGCTAGAGATACTAATCCATATGAAAGTGAAGGAACAAGCCATATACATAATCTGCAACCATCACAACAA AACACAAGCAGAGGTGATTCTCTCTCGGTATCAGATGGTGAACAAGACTTGAAGACGGTCAGAAGCGGTGCAGAAGTAATGAAACCAGTCGATTCTTTAAAGCAAACCAAGGTCCTTAAAGTTGTGGATGACTTGACACAGGGAATGAAACAGCTTCAAGTTTCTAGCAATGGAGATGTCTATTTTTCACAACCAcg AAGTAAAGGTGTATCTTTGAGAAAACTTACCTTGGAGTTAGTAGTCGAGAAAGATGCTCTTGGTTCACTCTATGGCAGAGATGGCACCGGTCTGAATAATCTCTCACAG ATTTCAGGAGCCAAAGTAGATGTGAAGGATCCTAAAGGAGTTGAAGCGACAGTCTTAATCAGTGGGAATCCTGAGCAAACCCGCACAGCGATGTCTTTGATTGATTCAATACTTGCTGATAAATGA